The Bradyrhizobium barranii subsp. barranii genome segment CGAAGGAGATTCACGAACAGCCGAAGGTGGTTGGGCAGACGCTTGCGCAGTATATCGCGGGCGACGGGACAATCAGGTTGCCGGCGGGCGTGGATGTGAACTTCGGGACAGTCGATCGCGTGTCGATTGTCGCTTGCGGGACCTCCTTCTACGCCGGTCTAATTGCGAAGTACTGGTTCGAGCGCTACGCCAAGCTCCCGGTTGAAATCGATATTGCATCGGAGTTCCGCTATCGCGACGTTCCGTTCGGCGCGGGCAATTTGGCGATTTTCGTGTCGCAATCCGGCGAAACGGCCGATACGCTCGCCTCGTTGGAGTTCGCCAAGACCCACGGCCAGCGTATTCTCTCTGTCGTCAACGTGCAAACCTCGACAATGGCTCGTTCGAGCCACATGGTAATGCCCACATTGGCCGGTCCGGAAATAGGGGTCGCATCGACAAAGGCATTCACCTGTCAGCTGGCAATCTTGCTCTGCATTGCAATCGCTGCCGGTCGCAGTCGCGGTGTGCTCTCGGCCGAAGACGAGCGCTCACTCGTCCGGACCCTTGCCGAGATTCCAGACTATATGGCCCGCGCGCTCGAACTGGAGCCGAAAGTCCATGAGCTCGCGCGTGAGATCGCCAGGGCCAGAGACGCTCTGTTCATAGGCCGGGGCACCAATTATCCGCTGGCATTGGAGGGAGCCCTCAAGCTCAAGGAGGTCACTTACATTCACGCAGAGGGCTATGCGGCCGGTGAGCTCAAACATGGACCGATCGCGCTGATCGACAAGGGCCTGCCGGTCATCGTCATTGCGCCGTACGACGCGACGTTCGAAAAGACCATGTCGAACATGCAGGAGGTGATCGCCCGTGGGGGCCGCATCATCCTCTTGACCGACGAGAGAGGTGCTTCACTCGCCGCGTCCAGTGGTTGCTCGGTCCTGGCCTTACCGGATATGCCCCCGATCGTGGCGCCGCTGGCTCTCGCGGTGCCGCTACAGCTCCTTGCCTATCACAGTGCCGCGATTATGGGGACCGACGTGGACCAGCCGCGGAATCTCGCGAAGTCCGTGACCGTCGAATAGTCGGTCCGGTCGCGCCACTTCCGCTTCAGAAAGAGGTGCTGTCGAAAGCAGGATGCCGGTCTGACAGACTGGGAGGCTCCGAAATGGGTGCCTCTTTCGACCAATCCGCGTTCTCGGCGGCTCGGGGTAAAATCTGGTGGCCTTCGGGCCTAGGTTAAGCACCGACGTCCGTAGGGCAGGCGGCCCCGCTATATTGTAACCGCGTTGGCGGGGCCGCTGCTGCCAAGAAGCGAGCTAGCACCTGGGGGGCTGCTTCCATCCGTCGAAGCGAGTGGGGTTTCCCGGGGCGGTGCGGCTCGGACTTGAGATACGCAACTCCTCAGAACCAGCCGCCTTGCGCGCGCTCCGCAGCCGGATCTTCGCAGACTCTTCGGCATCAGGCCGCAAGGGCAGCCCGATCAGGAGTAGTCCTTTCGGGTTATTGGAAGACGGTTCCGCTTCGAGATAGCTTCAGACAAGCCCGTCCGGTCGACGAGCTCGTTTGGCATCTTACGTGCGCTTCGCGAGGGATCATGTCGGTTTTGACGGGAACAGCCGGCGCGGACATTCGACGTGGTGATATGATTAAGGTGATCAAAGGGAGGCTGTTCCCGGCGCTCCTTTACGAGCATTATGAGGGCGGCGCCGCCGAAGATATTCCCGAGGGCGCCCGTGCCTATTGCCTCAAAGACAAAGTCTGGCGAACGATGCCTCCGGGCTTCCGCCCCTCCTAGAGCTTGTTGGCAAACCAGCATCGCAAAATGGCCGAGCCAGGCTCGGCCAAGTCGTGAGCGGGCCGGGACCGCAACCTCCGCGATAGGTCTGGACCGACGGCGGTGCGCCGTGTGTGCAGACTAGCTGCAGCTCAGCGGCAACGGCTGGTCGGGGTGAAACTCGTACCAATCGTAGCAATCTGGATAGGCGCCGTAGAATCCGTATCCGGGTCGATAGCGACCAAAGCGGTGGAACGCATGTTGGCGCAGGCCGATGCCGCCGGCGCCGGCATGACCGCCGAACCCGAGATGTTCGCCGCCAAAGCCTCCCTCATGCGCCATGCCGCCGAAATGCGCGCCGCCGCCGCCGAAGCCCATATGTCCGCCGCCAAAGCCACCACCGCCAAAACTGGCGTGGCCGCCGCCGCCAAAGCCACCACCGTGGCCCCCGCCGCCGCCACCGCCGTGCGCCTCGGCCGCGCCGATGGCCAGGGTCGAGGCAAGCGCCGCTGTTGCCAAAATCATGATTGCTCGTTTCATGGGACACTCCTTTCGTGTCGATCTGCCTGGTCATCCATGCAATCCGCTCTCGCGTCGTGCCGTCGCCGAAGCTCCTGATGACAAGGCTCGTGATGAAAGGAGAGGTAGGAGCGATGCGCAGCAATCCCACTAAATTCGACTTCAGGAACGAGGCGCGCCGCTAGGGAAGGTGATCCTGCCGCGGGGGCCGCGGCCCACAAAGGGGCGGGCTGAACATTCCAGCCCGCCCCCGTCGTTCGATGAGGAGCGGCCGACCGAAGCGCCCGGCCGGCCAGGGAAATGCCGTGATCAGAAGCTGCCCGTGCCGGGCTCGCACGGCACGTTGTTGCCGGTCCACGGCGCCGTCGCGAAAGCGCCGACGCGCGGCGCGGGAACGCAGACGCGGCCTCCCTGCTGATAGAAGGGCGCATCCGGTGCGGCCGTATCGGTTGTCATCGCGGGCTGTCGCATGACGGAATGGTGCTCGCGCGCCATGACGGGTCCCCCGAGCACGGCGGCTGCAATCAATCCCGTCGACAAGAGTTTGAGAGTGGTCATTTCGGCTTCTCCTTTGATGACATCAGGCCGACCAAGCGGCTCACCATCAACGTATGGACGGCCGGGCGTCATCCAAATGCACGAATTGCTCACCTGATTTCAACGGCCTGTGACCCGGCGCGTCGCTGCAAGCACGATCGTGCGAATGCGCAACATCCGTTGCCTTGAGAGTAACGGGGAGCGCATCGCAGGCATATGTTCATGAAAGCGCAGTTCAGAATGGAGGCGGAAGATGATCACGACGACAGCGAGACGTATGGCCATCGCGCTGGCCCTGTTGGCGACGGGCTCGGCGCGCTTCCTGAATCGCTATTTAGTGGTGCCCCATGCTCCGCAGGACTATCTCGTCAGACAACGAGTGGCCTATGGCAGGCTGGCGCGGCGCCGCGCGTTCAGAGCGGGCGGGCATTGAACATGACGCTCCGGACCGCCGAGCCCGTGCTCCTCCGCCGCAGGCCGAAACGCCTCGCAGAACGTGGGAGCAGGATCATGACGCGGATTCTTCTGATCGAAGATGATGCCGAAACCGCCGAGGTGATCGTCGCCGAACTCGCCGATCGCGGTTTTGAGGTCCAATGGGCCCCTGACGGCGTCGACGGTCTCGATCGGGCGCGCGCGGCGTGTCCGGATGCCATGATCGTCGATCGCATGCTGCCCGGAATGGACGGGCTGACCGTGATCGAGGCCTTGCGCAAAGATCGGGTCGGGACGCCGGTGCTGGTTCTGAGTGCGCTCGGCGCCGTGGACGATCGGGTGCGCGGATTGCGTATGGGGGGAGACGACTATCTCACCAAGCCATTCGCAATCATCGAGCTTGTCGCACGGATAGAGGCATTGCTGCGCCGTCCGATGGACAGCCGCGAGACCACGTTGCATGTCGGGCCGCTGGAGCTCGACCTGATCGAGCGGACCGCGCGACGGGACGAGCGCGAGATCGACCTGTTGCCGCGTGAGTTCCGCCTGCTCGAATACATGATGCGCCGGAGCGATCAGTTGCTCACGCGCGCGATGCTGCTCGAAGAGGTCTGGAACTACAAGTTCGTTCCTGCAACGACGAATCTGATCGACGTGCATATGGGCCGGCTGCGCCACAAGGTCGATGGTCCCGGCGATACGCAGCTCATCCACAATGTTCGCGGCTCCGGCTTCATTCTGCGTTCGCGCGCATAGAGACGCGAAACCCAGGGGCTCGCGGAGCACATCTCGGACGAATATCGAGTGCCGGTTCGATGCGCCAAATTCAGTTCATCCGTTCGAACACGTTCCTCTGGGCCCTGGCGGTGGCGGCCGCATTTGCGCTGTTCGTGGTCGGGCTGTTCGCGTTCACCTATTGGAAGCTCGATGACTATCTGATCGCGCGATCCGACCGCATGATCATGACCCGGATCAATTTCATCGCCGATTTGCCGTCGGCGCGCCGCATCGGAGCGATCTCCGATCATCTCGAGCAGGATTCCAGAGGCGTGCAGTACGCGGGACTTTTCAACGGTGCCGGCACCCGGCTTGCCGGCAACATCGACAGCTTGCCGCGCGCACTCGATCTCGGCGGAGCGGCGCAGGGTGTGCAGCTCGACCTCATCGAGAGATCGGCGGTCCACGGACCGGTCATCAGGGTCGTGGGCAGGCGTCTTGAGAACGGCGATGTCTTGGTGATGGGACGGAATGTCGATGAGACGCGCGAAATCTCAAGTGTCGTGGGGCAGGCACTCGCGCTTGGCCTGCTGCCGGCGTTCTGCCTCTGTCTGCTGGCCGGAGCGTGGCTGAGCGTTCGCGCCCAGAGACGCGTGGAGGAGGTGAACCAGCGGGTGCAGCGGATCGTGGCCGGGGAGTTGCGCGAGCGGCTTCCGGAGGACAATTCCGACGATCCGTTCGCGCGACTGGCCAGGATCGTCAACGGCATGCTCGCCGAGATGGAGACCATGATCAACGCGCTTGCCGGTGTCGGCAACGATATCGCCCATGATCTCAGGACGCCGCTCACGCGCGCACGCCTGGCGCTGGAGCGCGGCCGAACGCATGCGACCACCCTGGAGCAGCTCCAGGAGGTCACGGACAAGGCAATGGCCGGAATCGACCAGTCGCTCGCGATCGTCACCGCCTTGCTGCGCCTCACCGAGATCGAGAACAGCCGCCGCACCGCCGGTTTTGGTAACGTTGCGCTCGACGAGATCCTGCGCGAAGTGTGCGACGTCTATGAGCCCATCGCCGAAGACAAGGGCATCGGGCTTGGCGTCGTCATCGATCGCAATGTGCAGGTGTGGGGCGATCGGGACCTGTTGTTCGAAGCGATGGCCAATCTCGTGGACAATGCCGTCAAGTTCACGCCGCCCGGCGGCCAGGTGAGGCTCGAACTGGTGTCGGAAGACGACACGGCGCTCGTGCGCGTAAGTGACACCGGACCCGGCATCAGCACGCAGGAGCGCGAAGCGGTGCTGCGGAGATTCTATCGTTCCGACAAGATGCGCAATACGCCGGGGGTTGGGCTGGGGCTGAGCCTGGTGGCTGCCATCGTCAAGCTGCATGGCTTTCGATTGATCATCGGTCCGGCTCCCGGCGGGCGGATCGAGATCCTTGCCTGGACCGGGAGGGCGAGCAAAGCCGCCGCATGCCGGTCCCGGACCCCAACTCTCGCAACCGTCAATCAGATGTGATGCCCCTCATGATGCGCGATGTTCTCGATGCCATGACATGCCGAGTGACATGCCGAATGTCTGAAGGCGAATTCAGGTTTGTTACGCTCAATTCAGTGGCCTCCTCCTTCGGAGGCTTCCTAGAGTCCGCTCGCCGGTTTCGTATGTGGGAGTGACAGATGCAGATCCGCCCCGAAGGCGTGAGGAATGGTGCCATGGCTGTCGCGGCCGGAGCCCCATCGCCCTCCTTCCTCAGCGCCTATTCCGCGGCCATCAAGCGCTATGAACTGCTTGAGCCCGGTCACGAGCAGCAGCTTGCACGCCGCTGGCGCGAGACGCGGGACCGCGGTGCCGTGAACGCGCTCGTCACGAGCCATCTCCGGCTCGCAGCCAAGGTGGCGCGCGGCTACAAGGGGTACGGTCTGCCCTTGGCCGATGTGATTGCGGAGGCAAATCTCGGCCTCGTCATCGCGGCGTCACGCTTCGAACCCGGCCGCGGTGCGCGGTTCTCCACCTATGCGGTTTGGTGGATCAAGGCCTCGGTTCACGAATACATCCTGCGCTCCTGGTCTCTGGTCAGGATCGGCACGACGGCAGCGCAGAAGAAGCTGTTCTTCAAGCTCCGTAGCGAGATGAGGAAAGCCGCGGGCGGCGCGATGGCGGCGCTCACGCCCGATGTCGCCGAGACGATCGCGGAAAGGCTCGACGTCACGGCGCGTGAGGTGATCGAGATGGATTCCCGCCTGAACGGTGACATGTCGCTGAATGCGCGCGTTGGCGACGACGAGCAGGGAACCGAATGGGAAGCGTTGCTGGTCGATCAGGCGATCGACGCGGAGACGGTGCTCGCCGATCATGAGCAGACGGAGCGCCGTACCAACGCCTTGCGCGTTGCGCTGGGCATGCTCACGGCGCGCGAGCGTCATATTCTGGAGGCAAGGCGGCTGGCGGAATGCCCGGTTACGCTGGACCAACTCGGCTTCGAGCTTTCGATCTCCAGCGAGCGGGTTCGGCAGATCGAGATCCGCGCCTTTGCCAAGGTCAGGCGAGCCGCAATTCTTGCCGCGCAGGATGCGGCACGCAAGCGCCCCGACGGCGCCTCGGGCTCACGGCCGCGGGAGCTCACCGCTCCATGAGCGATCGAGAAGCGGTGATGCCGGTACGAATGATGTCTGTCCTGCCGCGGAGCATCTGAATTCGTTTTCATTTGAACGGATGCTCTCCCGTCCTCATCTGTTCAATGATCCCGCGCAACTTGCTTCAGGCAGAACCACCATGGGAATTGTTCGCTTCGCGCTACGGTTTCCGCACACGTTCTATGTGCTTGCGGCGCTGATCCTGTTTCTCGGCGGCATCGCGATCTGGTCGATGCCGACGGACATTTTTCCGGAGATCCGCATTCCCGTCGTCACGGTGGTATGGAGCTACACCGGCCTGTCGACGCCCGAGATGGAGCAGCGGGTCAGCACCTACAGCCAGTACTCGATCAGCGCCAATGTCAGCGGCATCAAGAACATCGAGGCGCAAACTCTCAACGGCCTGTCGGTTCAGAAGATCTACTTCCAGCCGGACGTGAATCTCGACCTCGCAATCTCGCAGATCGTCTCGGCAACCAACGCCATCCGCGCTCTGATGCCGCCGGGCATTCAGCCGCCAATCATCGTGCAGTTCAATGCATCGAGCGTGCCGGTGCTGCAGCTCAGCCTCGAGTCCAATAGTCTGAACGAGCAGCAATTATACGATTTCGGCATCTACCGTATCCGGCAGCAATTGGCGCCTGTTCCGGGCGTGACGCTGCCCACGCCTGCCGGCGGCAAGTACCGCCAGATCATGGTCGACATCGATCCGAACAAGCTCCTGTCGCGCGGATTGACGCCGCTCGACATCGTCAATGCGGTGAACACCCAAAATCTGACGCTGCCCACCGGGACGACGAAAATCGGCGACACCCAGTACACCGTTCGAACCAACGCCACGCCAGCCTCGATCAAGGATCTCAACATGATCCCGGTCAAGTTCGTGAACGGGGCCACGATCTTCCTGAAGGACGTTGCCCAGGTCCGGGACGGCTCCCAGGTCCAGCAGAACATCGTGCGCGAGGACGGTCATCGCGCCGTCCTGCTCAGCGTGATCAAGAACGGAAATGCCTCGACGCTCGCTGTCGTCAACGGGGTGAAGAAGGCCTTGAGTTCGATTCGCGCGTCGGCTCCTGCAGGGCTGAAGATCAACGAGCTGTTCGATCAGTCGGTCTTCGTCACCCATTCGGTCGATGGCGTGCTGCGCGAGGGCGCGATCGCGGCCGGCCTCACGGCGCTGATGATCCTGCTGTTTCTGGGATCGTGGCGATCGACACTGGTCGTCTTGATCTCGATCCCGCTGGCGATGCTGTCTTCGCTGGTGGTGCTGTATTGTCTCGGCGAGACCTTGAATACGATGACGCTCGGCGGGCTTGCACTCGCGGTCGGCATCCTGGTCGACGATTCGACGGTAACGATCGAGAACACGCACCGGCTCTGGACCGAGGAAGGCATGCCGTTGCCTGATGCGACGCTGCACGGGGCGGCTGAAATCGCGGTGCCGACGCTCGTCTCCACGCTTGCCATCAGCTGTGTGTTCACCTCGGTCGTCTTTCTGGAAGGGCCGGCCAAATACCTCTTCACCCCGCTGGGCCTGGCGGTGGTGTTCGCGATGCTGGCGTCGTATGCATTGTCGCGAACGCTGACGCCGATCACCATCGGCCTGCTGCTGAAAGGCGAACGGCGCCATGGCGAGGGCGGAAGCCCGTCGGGCATGTTCGGTCGCGCCTCGGCGATGTTCGACCGCGGATTCGAACGCCTGCGCAACGGCTATTCCGACCTGCTGTTGACGTTGCTTCGGCGTCGCGTTGTCGTGCCGGTCGTCGCCGTGCTGGTGCTTGCTCTTGGGGCCACTATGTTCGTCTATGTCGGCAGGGACTTCTATCCCCTGATCGACGGCGGCCAGATCCAGCTCCACGTTCGCGCGCCCGCGGGCACCCGCATCGAGAAGACGGAAGCGATCTTCCAGGCGGTCGAAGACAAGATCCGTGAAGTGATTCCAGAGCGGGACCGGGCGCTGATCGTCGACAATATCGGGCTTCCGGCGCGTCCCTACAATCTCGCATTCACCGACGGCTCGACGATCGGTGTGAACGACGGCACCATTCTCGTGTCGCTCAAGGACGGACACAAGCCGACCGCGGACTACGTCAGGAAACTGCGCCAGGTGCTGCCGGCGGCGTTCCCGGAGGACACGTTCTATTTCCAGGCGGCCGACATCGTGACGCAGATCCTGAACTTCGGTCTTCCGGCACAGATCGATGTCCGCACGGTTGGCTACGGCGCCAACAATCTGGCCGTGGCCAAGGAGCTGCAGAAGAGCCTCGCGGCGATCCCCGGTGTCGTCGATGCGCATCTGCAGCAGGAAGTCGATGCTCCGGCGTTCTATGCCGACATCGACCGCACGCGGGCCGCCCAGCTCGGGCTCAACGCCAGCACGGTGGCGACCAATATCAATGTCAGCCTCAGTTCGTCGGCGCAGGTCTCGCCGAACTTCTGGACCGATCCGACGTCGGGCATCCCGTATTATCTGGCCGTGCAGACGCCCGAATACAGGGCCAATTCGCTGAACGCACTGGGAAACACACCGGTGTCGGCCTCGCTTGCCGCGAGCGGGCAGACGGTGCCCGGCCTCCTCAGCAATGTCGCGACGTTCAAGCGGGGGAGTGTCCCCACCAATTCGAACCAGGCCAACGTCCAGCCGGTGTTTG includes the following:
- the glmS gene encoding glutamine--fructose-6-phosphate transaminase (isomerizing) — encoded protein: MCGIVGVVGRGPASALLLDALKRLEYRGYDSAGIATLEDGSLTRRRAVGKLVNLKSRLDSEPLAGRIGIGHTRWATHGRPDETNAHPHMVDGVAIVHNGIIENHRELRNDLKAAGAHFATETDSEVVAHLVSRERKNGYEPVAAVRKVLPRLNGTFALAFLFEGHDNLLIGARKGSPLAVGYGCGEMFLGSDAMALAPLTDIVAYLEDGDLAVVTREQIEFMDVNGARLRRTSAKIAGAAVIVHKGEHRHFMAKEIHEQPKVVGQTLAQYIAGDGTIRLPAGVDVNFGTVDRVSIVACGTSFYAGLIAKYWFERYAKLPVEIDIASEFRYRDVPFGAGNLAIFVSQSGETADTLASLEFAKTHGQRILSVVNVQTSTMARSSHMVMPTLAGPEIGVASTKAFTCQLAILLCIAIAAGRSRGVLSAEDERSLVRTLAEIPDYMARALELEPKVHELAREIARARDALFIGRGTNYPLALEGALKLKEVTYIHAEGYAAGELKHGPIALIDKGLPVIVIAPYDATFEKTMSNMQEVIARGGRIILLTDERGASLAASSGCSVLALPDMPPIVAPLALAVPLQLLAYHSAAIMGTDVDQPRNLAKSVTVE
- a CDS encoding response regulator transcription factor; its protein translation is MTRILLIEDDAETAEVIVAELADRGFEVQWAPDGVDGLDRARAACPDAMIVDRMLPGMDGLTVIEALRKDRVGTPVLVLSALGAVDDRVRGLRMGGDDYLTKPFAIIELVARIEALLRRPMDSRETTLHVGPLELDLIERTARRDEREIDLLPREFRLLEYMMRRSDQLLTRAMLLEEVWNYKFVPATTNLIDVHMGRLRHKVDGPGDTQLIHNVRGSGFILRSRA
- a CDS encoding sensor histidine kinase, which codes for MRQIQFIRSNTFLWALAVAAAFALFVVGLFAFTYWKLDDYLIARSDRMIMTRINFIADLPSARRIGAISDHLEQDSRGVQYAGLFNGAGTRLAGNIDSLPRALDLGGAAQGVQLDLIERSAVHGPVIRVVGRRLENGDVLVMGRNVDETREISSVVGQALALGLLPAFCLCLLAGAWLSVRAQRRVEEVNQRVQRIVAGELRERLPEDNSDDPFARLARIVNGMLAEMETMINALAGVGNDIAHDLRTPLTRARLALERGRTHATTLEQLQEVTDKAMAGIDQSLAIVTALLRLTEIENSRRTAGFGNVALDEILREVCDVYEPIAEDKGIGLGVVIDRNVQVWGDRDLLFEAMANLVDNAVKFTPPGGQVRLELVSEDDTALVRVSDTGPGISTQEREAVLRRFYRSDKMRNTPGVGLGLSLVAAIVKLHGFRLIIGPAPGGRIEILAWTGRASKAAACRSRTPTLATVNQM
- the rpoH gene encoding RNA polymerase sigma factor RpoH produces the protein MAVAAGAPSPSFLSAYSAAIKRYELLEPGHEQQLARRWRETRDRGAVNALVTSHLRLAAKVARGYKGYGLPLADVIAEANLGLVIAASRFEPGRGARFSTYAVWWIKASVHEYILRSWSLVRIGTTAAQKKLFFKLRSEMRKAAGGAMAALTPDVAETIAERLDVTAREVIEMDSRLNGDMSLNARVGDDEQGTEWEALLVDQAIDAETVLADHEQTERRTNALRVALGMLTARERHILEARRLAECPVTLDQLGFELSISSERVRQIEIRAFAKVRRAAILAAQDAARKRPDGASGSRPRELTAP
- a CDS encoding efflux RND transporter permease subunit encodes the protein MGIVRFALRFPHTFYVLAALILFLGGIAIWSMPTDIFPEIRIPVVTVVWSYTGLSTPEMEQRVSTYSQYSISANVSGIKNIEAQTLNGLSVQKIYFQPDVNLDLAISQIVSATNAIRALMPPGIQPPIIVQFNASSVPVLQLSLESNSLNEQQLYDFGIYRIRQQLAPVPGVTLPTPAGGKYRQIMVDIDPNKLLSRGLTPLDIVNAVNTQNLTLPTGTTKIGDTQYTVRTNATPASIKDLNMIPVKFVNGATIFLKDVAQVRDGSQVQQNIVREDGHRAVLLSVIKNGNASTLAVVNGVKKALSSIRASAPAGLKINELFDQSVFVTHSVDGVLREGAIAAGLTALMILLFLGSWRSTLVVLISIPLAMLSSLVVLYCLGETLNTMTLGGLALAVGILVDDSTVTIENTHRLWTEEGMPLPDATLHGAAEIAVPTLVSTLAISCVFTSVVFLEGPAKYLFTPLGLAVVFAMLASYALSRTLTPITIGLLLKGERRHGEGGSPSGMFGRASAMFDRGFERLRNGYSDLLLTLLRRRVVVPVVAVLVLALGATMFVYVGRDFYPLIDGGQIQLHVRAPAGTRIEKTEAIFQAVEDKIREVIPERDRALIVDNIGLPARPYNLAFTDGSTIGVNDGTILVSLKDGHKPTADYVRKLRQVLPAAFPEDTFYFQAADIVTQILNFGLPAQIDVRTVGYGANNLAVAKELQKSLAAIPGVVDAHLQQEVDAPAFYADIDRTRAAQLGLNASTVATNINVSLSSSAQVSPNFWTDPTSGIPYYLAVQTPEYRANSLNALGNTPVSASLAASGQTVPGLLSNVATFKRGSVPTNSNQANVQPVFDVYASVQGRDLGGVAADINKVTSTLQKQLQPGNSIQVLGQIQSMNQSFRNLGIGLLFAAILVYLLMVVNYQNFGDPFVVIMALPATLCGILTMLFITGTTLNVPSLMGAIMAVGVASANSILLVTFARDEQLKGHSAFQAALSAGRTRIRPVLMTAAAMIVGMIPMALGGPGEEQNAALARAVIGGLLFATPTTLLIVPYLFAMLRKGNDGKPHHGVFEEQPE